In Paenibacillus xylanilyticus, the genomic window CATCGGGCCTTTACTCAGCTCTTCCTTGCTCAGTTCCTTAACCTCTCCCGTTTCGCTCAGCTCTTCCTTGGCATCCATCTTCAGCGCATCCAGATTGAAGTCTGAAGGAAGCTTTTCGATCTCCACTTTGTAGTCAGGATCAATCTTCATGGTCAATTCGTCGTCCTCTGCATCAAAGGCCATCGGTTCAAACACATACAGCGAGTACCCCTCACCTTGAGCAAGTTCAGCTGCACGTTTCTCCGTCATGCCTTCCACCGTTACTTCCAGCTCTGTTGTTTTGGGACGATCCGATGTCACGTTATCGCCTGCATTGGAACCGTTCGGTTCATCCGCTTCGATCTTCGCGATTTCCTTGAGCACCAGCTGCTTCGTTGTATTGTCACCGGTCTCAATCGTTCTCTCTACATATTTGAATTGTACTGAATCTTCATCATCAATATCATCGAAGGATTTCTGCACATTCTCTTCAACCTGGAAAGCCATCGGGACCTCCTTGACACGGATCTCTACCGTGTGAGGATCTGCCCATCCCGTCAAAATGCCCTCTGCTTCGATCACCGCACTGTCATTTGGCTGCTGCTCCGGTGCTGGCGTCTGTTCCCCTGTATTATTGGTTGGTGGCTGTGCTGCAGGACTGCTGTTACCACAGGCCACAAGTGAGAATCCCATGAGTAAAACGAGTAGTGATGCACTAACATTCATTTTATTTCGCATATGAACACCTCCGTTAGCTTATACGCAATGATGCTTGTCCATGTTGCTTCAGGCTGCTTACTAGTACTTACACGGCTGAATGCCAGCTCAATCAGATAGATAACTAGAATAGGTGGAGATCGGGCACATCTCTAGCTCGCTTGTTCCATCTGAACAAGCTTGGCGTTGGCCCCGTTAAACGCTTTTGTCTGCTTGTTGAATTGCTTTCTGATCTCGGCAAGCTGTGCATATTGGATGTTGCGTTCCCGGATAGCGCGCTTAATTTTCACCAGATTCGGATCCACACTGCCTCTCATTAAGGAATAGAGCCGTTCATCGGCATCCAGACTTTGCTGATACGAGGTTACAAATTCCTCAAATGTCTGGGCTCTTGCTTCATACTCGTCCAGAACGGTTTGTGCCTGAACCAGCGTCTCTTCTTTTTCAAAAGACAATCGTCCCAGGGAATCCCGTACAGCAGGTGTCTGTTCCTGTGTCTGCTTCATCAAGGTCTCCGCCTGCTCCAGCAGTTTTCTCCGCTCGGCGATATGTTCTACTGCCTGATCCAGCAGTGATTCCAGGTCACTGTTTTTGTTTTTCCCCTTATTCAAAATCGACGTGTACAGTTCCATTTCCTCCCGTTCATGACGGGCAAGCTCCTTCAGATTCTGAGCCATCTCCTGATCATTCCGGATCAATTCGTTTACCTGATTCGCAGCCGGCTCCTGCGGCTCGCCACAGGCACTGGTGAGCACCGCCAGCGTCAGGCCTACGGCAGCCAGTGCTGATTTTTTCCACGTACGCACTCGGTCGTCTCCTCTCTTGCATTTGTATTGTCGTCTATAATTACAAGCGGGTATCTCCGCTAAAATTGGCTGTCCAATGTGCATTCGGGTCATAGACCTCGAACTCATAACCCCGATCTTCAAGCAATTTCAGAATACGCGGCAACGCCTGCACCGTCTGCTCCCGCTCATGCATCAGGATCACTTCCTTGTCCCGGTGGACACTTTTTCTGACACGCGCCACGATTTTGTCCGGCTGACCCGGAAGATTCCAATCCAGGGAGTCTGTTGTCCAATCCCACATTTTGAATCCCGCTGCGGCAATGTCACCCCTGAACGACTCACCGATCTGTGGACTGCTGCCGTAAGGAGCGCGAATCAGATGCGGCGTATAGCCAATCAGATCCTGCACCATCTTCTGCTCCTTCTTGAATTCCTTTACGAAATTCGCGGAGCTTCCGCTTTTGTACAGGGTGTTATAGTTATGTGTCATGCTGTGGAGCCCCGGGTAGCTGCCCTCTTGAACCAGCCGCTCTACCGCTGACTTATGCTGATTCAACTGACGTCCAATCATGAAAAAGGTTGCCTTGGCCTCATGCTCTTTCAAAATATCCAGCAGTTGTTCCGTATATTCACTCGGTCCATCGTCAAACGTTATGTATGCCAGCTTGCGAACCTGTCCCTGAAAGCGTGCAGGCTCTTCCTTCACATCCGGAGTCATTTCAATCATGCCCAGCTTGGTTGGCTGTTCAATGACAGCTACCGGGGGCGGGGCTACATAGCCCTTAATCCAGTGGGTCATTCCAATGAATGCATATGTTAAACCGGTAATGATCAGTGCTAGGAGCATCAGGGCTGCACTCAATCTCCCATACCGGATTCGTCTTCGTTTGTGTGTCTTCGTTCGGCTGGTTCTGCTCGCAATGCTGCTGTTTTCTCCTGCTGTCTGTTGTTGAACTCTCACTTTCCATGCCACTTCCTTAATTTCCCGATTATTGGTATATTATATCGTTTCATGTCTCTATATAGAAGATTAATAGAAAAGCGGCATGGGTGAATGACAGAATAGTTACAAGCCCGGTTACAATCTGCTTATCTATTTTCCTTTCATCGCTTTTCGAACAGCTGCGTTCTCCTGTATAATGAATTGATTTACGCCATTTGACTTCAAGAAGGAGCTACATCCATGACAAGCTTGTTTCGTGCCGGCAGATCCATTGAACTTCTGTTCGTTGTCGGCATTATTGCCATCTCGTTTTCTTCCATTTTCGTGCGCTGGTCCAGTGCAGATGTGGCTGTTATCGCCATGTATCGGCTGTTTCTCACCAATCTGCTGATGCTTCCGTTTGTCTGGAAATACCGGCATGAGATGATGCGCCTGAACTTCAGGCAGTGGGGGCTCCTGCTTGCATCCGGTGTGATGCTGGCACTTCATTTCCTGCTGTGGATGGGATCGCTCAGACTTACGAGTGTGGCCAGCTCCACGGTCATTCTCGCACTTGAGCCCATATTAATTCTCGCGGGCTCCGTCTGGCTGTTCAAAGCCAAGATTAACCGCATGATGATTATCGGCATGGGCATTGCCCTGCTTGGGTCCATCGCGATCGGAGCTGGAGATTTTCAGTTAGCCGGTACGGCGCTGCAAGGTGATTTTCTATCTCTGCTGGGAACGATTGCGGTAGCCATCCATATGCTGCTTGGACAATTTCTGCGTTCCGGACTCAGTGCCTTCTCTTATAACTTCTGGGTATTTTTCGTCGCTGCCTGTACGCTGGCGGTATATAATTTGGCCATGGGGCATCCGTTCGGGGGTTATGCCGCTTCGGAGTGGGGAATTTTCCTGCTGCTCGCCATTGTGCCGACGATCTTCGGACACTATCTCTTCAACTGGCTGCTTCAGTATATGAATGCCACCACGGTATCCATGGGCGTGCTCGGTGAACCCGTATTCTCTTCCCTGCTGGCCTGGATGCTGCTTGGTGAATCCCTCAGTGCCATGCAGATGATAGCCGGCGTCGTCATTATCTTTGGGGTATGGATTTTCATTCGTTATGGCAAAACCAAACCGGAACCCATTCCTGCTGACGCGCCTGTCGGCGGTCAAGGACCTGCTGAACCTACGGCGGTGTAATCTATCCGAAACATATACCATGGCAATAAGAACGATTGGAGTCTGATCAACAGACTTCAATCGGAATCCAATACTCTTCATAAGGCGGTGTATTTTCATGAAAAACATTGTATCCATGCGCTGGCTGCTCGCCAGAATGTACGAACCCGATGTGGTCATTGCCGACTGCAGATTCCTGCTCGGTCAACCAGATGCAGGACGACAAGCTTACGAGGCTGGACATATCCCAGGTGCCGTTTATCTCGATCTCGAACAGGATCTATCATCTCCCGTGTCGGCCCATGGCGGACGTCATCCGCTCCCTGACCCGGCAGAACTGGTAAAGCGTCTTTCGAAAGCGGGAATCGGTTCAAATGCTCGTATTGTTGCCTACGATGATCAGGGCGGTATGAATGCCTCAAGATTATGGTGGCTGCTTCGTTATCTGGGCCATGAACAGGTGTATGTGATGGACGAGGGCTTCTCCGCCTGGCAAAACGCCAAGTTCCCGGTAACCACGGATGTGCCTGTACGGATTCCCTCCACGTTCGAAGCGAACGTACAGCCGCACATGCTCGCCAGCGTGCAGGATGCACAGCACGCTTCGGCGAACAGCTCAGCGGTACTGATCGACTCTCGCGATGCCCGCCGCTATGCGGGGTTGGAGGAACCGATTGATGCCAAGGCCGGACATATTCCGGGGGCGGTGAATTATTTTTGGAAAGACGTGCTTGGTGCAGATGGACGCTGGTCTGGTGTTGAAGCATTAGAAGAGCGGTTCGTGAAGCTCGGGAAAGATGATGCGATTATTGTTTACTGCGGCTCTGGCGTATCCGCCTGCCCGAACGTCATTGCGCTCGAAGAAGCGGGATTCTCGAATGTGAAGCTATATTCCGGAAGCTGGAGTGATTGGATTAGTTACGAGGAGAACCCGGTGGCAACCGGTAATTCGGAAGCTGACAAAAACGTATAGCAGTGTATCGATGTTGAATACATCGCCAGGTGGCTTATCTGCCCCGGCGATGTATTTTTCTATGTTCGGAGTCAACATCGAGTCAAACACCACCCTGTAGATATTTAAAGTACACAGAAGTAGATATCAAGTGGCAGCTTTTTCTGATTCATGATAATAGAAAATACCGTGATGGACATCTGTCCACCACGGTTGAATAATGAGATTTATTATTGCTTTTTACTTAACGATACATTTGCGGTTAACGTCTTGTCGATCGTCGTCCAGTTTACATAAGCACCTAGTATTTCATTAATAACAGCGACCGGAACTACGGTTTCACCATTTAAAAGCTTAGGTACCTTACTATTGAACACTAATTTCTCGTTAATTGAATACACATCTGAACCAATTTGAGCACTTATATTTTTCGTGCCTAATCCGATTTTCGTTGTACGCGTCTTATTATCCCATTCTACTGTGCCACCCAATAGCTCCGAAATGGTTCGAATCGGTACGTAAAACTCATCGTTATGAACAACCGGCTTGATTGACGTACCACCTACATTCATTATTACGTCAACATATTCAAGGAAATCGGTCTTTCGAATGAGTCCATGAACCCCTTTCGTTCGATCTACGACCTGAGATACTTCATAATCCGTTGCCACCGATAGGTACGCATAAGCCACACTTCTATCCATATCAAGCTTATCGGATAAGAATTGAATCGATTCACGTACTGATTCTTTCATTGCTTCATCCAAATCAGGATCCAGTCCAATGGGAATCCAATAGTCCTCTGTTTCAGCAAAGGGTTGCGTGAATTCTCCACTATGCGGGATCGAAGGATCACCTTTCTTTAAAACCGTTAACCGAACTGTCCCTCTTAAGGATGCTTCCAAGGCAGTTAATGCGACTTCTCCATCCCCTTGAGCAAAGTGTGGATCTCCAGTATAGAATAACCCGCCTTTAACTTGAATCGGATAATAAATAGTTGAACCGACACCTAACTCATTAATATCCATATTTCCTCCCGTTTCAATCGGTGGGATCGAACTCACAACTTCACTGGTATTTGGTGCAACCCCCATAACACCTAGAAACGGGTTAATTGGGAAACGTACATTTTTGCCAGCTTTTGTTGGTAATAAACCATACCAATTGCCGTTGATTTCTTCAATAGGCGTAAATATAGATACATTATTATATAATTCCGGTTTTGTTGCGCTAGCCCCCTCTTGCGGGCCTGCATTTTCTGGAAATTCGTTAGGGAGAGCCCCTTTTCCATGACGGTTAGAAATGACACCATAGGGTACTCGAGTTTGCAACGAAAGGACTTCTACTTTAAGAACATCTCCTGGCATCGCTCCCTCAACCGCTACTGGCCCAGTGATAATATGAGGTCCGTCTTTTACATAATCATGCTGAATCTCAGAAGCCGCAATCGCCTTCGCATCATCCAACACGTCATCGGGTGAGATACCATATTTGCCGAAGTACTCCACTGGATTTCTCCCTTGATCCTCGATCAGACCCTCATGCGATACCGTATCAAATGTTACAGCACTTCCTGATGGTACAGTAAGAATAGGAGAGCTATCTCGATTAGGCAGTGATCCCCACCGAATGTTCTCAATCGCAGACGTTACATAATAATCGCCTTCTACCTTATCGATGGTTGTTGGTTGCAGTGGCACACTAAAGCCCACTGAAGGTAGAGCAAATGTAAACATACTTACAATCCCGACTGAAACCCCTAATTTCCTAATAGTCTGGTTAATAAACATTACATCCTCTCCTCTAAACTATGTAATATTATCTAACAATTAATTCCACATTAACATATAAATATATTTACAACAATATTTTTACGTCAACAAAAATAACATAATATAACTATATATCAGTAGCATCTTATATGAATAAATCGAATGTCACTATACTTCCTGTATATAAGACATATAAATTTTAAATACATCTAGCAAAATTGAGAATGCTCCTTCAGAGAATTGAACAAACGAAATTTAGTTCCATGAGAATGATGTGTGCCTTTCATGCATCTAATCCCGCAGCAGGAATACTACTGTACTCTGTTTCAGCCAATCACCTACCCAAACGTGATCGTGCTGGAGGAAGCCGATTATACCAATGTGAAGCTGTACGCCGGAAGCTGGAGTGACTGGATTAGGTATGAGGAGAATGCAGTGGAAACTGTGGACGAGTAAGTACGGAGCACGGGTCTACAGTATCTCAAAGACGAATACACCGCCATACAGGCTGATGCCCGGGGCGGTGTATTTACAGTGCATGAGCGTCAACAGGAAATCAACATGTTGAGGGTGAAGCCACATTCACTTTAATAAATATTACTAGGCTGAAGGCAGGCAATTTGAATGTCTTTGTTAACATCCTGGAATACGCGAGAAATAAAGTCATTTTTGCACAAGCAGACTTATCCAGTTCCTTTCCCCTCAGTGAAATAAAATTTGCAACAGAACATGAGGGGAAGCATTGATGAGTCCATGAACCAAGATAATCACCCATACTCTACGATAGCGGGCCCATAAATAACCAAGAAACAGACCCGTAATCCCATGATTAGCAATCACTGTTGCCACATCAATATCCCACTGACCATAACCTTGAATGGCAACATGCCAGCTGGACCATAGTATTGAAACGAGTAGTATGGCAGGCCATCTTCCAAGCAATGCCTCCAACCGGGTTTGCAGCCATACCCGGTAGAAAACTTCCTCCAATACGCTATTGATCATAAAACCAATGAATACCAAGAGAAATAATTCTGTCAAATCAGTTGCTTCGATTACTCCTTCTGGTTGTGCAATTGGGGAATAGAACTTTAGATAACCCCAGACCACAATAATGATCAGTGGTGCAATGACGTTTCTGAGAAAGCGAGGCTTTGCGGAGATAATTTCTTGCTGCGCGCCAGTCGTTTTGCGATAAATTAGCAAGAAAATCAGCGGAATGCACAACAGTGTCGTCAACTTGAACGCCAAATAATATAGCTCGAAATGTAATCCTTGAGGGTCTATCATTACAAGAGCAGCCGTAAATAAAACACCTGATATGAATAACACAATCGATTGAACAACCAAGTGAGGTCTCTCCATTTGTTGGAAAGACGTATGATTTTGACTTTTATAAGGAACCAGACGGATTAGCAAAATACCAAGGAATGCCGGTAACCAACTATGCCATATTGGAATCACTCCCTCATGGTCGGCCGTGTACCTTATACTAAAGTTTCCGGTCCACACTAACCACAGTACAGCAGCAAACATAATTATCATGCACAATAAGCCAATTGTCTTTCCCCATGCGGGAAGCATTACTTTGAATTGCTGGTTCATTCCCTTTGCACTCCTTTGAGTTGCATGCGGCATCTGCCCCATTCTTTTTTTTAATTCAGCTGAGTTAAATAAACTCTAGCACATTCCATCTTAATCGTCTATTTAATTCAGTTGAGCTAAATAATATGATATTCTGTATGTATGCCAAAAATCGTAGACCATGAGAAAATGAAAAATATTATCGCTGAAGCAACTTGGAAAATCATTAGCGAGAAAGGCATTCATCAGGCAACGTCAAGAACGATTGCGAAGGAAGCCGGATTATCACAAGGCGCTTTAAGACATTATTTTTCCAAACAAGAGAGCCTATTAGCATTTGCAATGGAGTTAGTTAAAGAAAAGGTACTTACTCGGCTGAGCAATCTGAATACAAGAGAACTGGCGCCTCAAGAAAGAATTGTTGAATACTTGCTTGAGCTAGTCCCGACTGATGAACAAACATTATTGGAAATGGAGGTTTGGTTTGCATTTGTAGCCTATGGAAAAACGCAAAAAGGGTTCGATACCAATTATGAGGACCTCCAAAACGCAATCAAGAATTGCATTATATACTTGAAAAATGAAGGTCTTCTGAGCACAACCGATGAAGAGAAGGAACAAGAAAAATTGTATGCCTTCATGAATGGAATGGCTCTCAATTTGTATCTAGAGCCGGATAAGATAAATCGAACACGAAGCAAAGAAATGATACAAGACTACATCAATTGGATCATACGTTAAAGGGAAGATTGACGTATAAATCGGGGAGTTAAGCAGCTGGCCAGAGTCAAGCAGAATACACTTTCCGTGCCTGTGCCTATTCAGGTGTGCGGATTGATATTCTCTTGGGATCCAGGTGGCTGCGGGGAAAGAATAAATGAAAGAAGCCCACATCTAAACGATGCGGGCTTTTCGTCTTCCAACTTGATGGCAATGGAGAGAGGCTGGCCTTCATCCGAATTGACTGATAATTAGACGTATTAATATAGAAACAGTCCGACCCATGCCACCAATTAATCGAAATATTTTATCTGCAGGTTGCTAAATACTGCCGTCCCCCCTTCAGCATACAGTGTGATCCCGCGGTCATTCCATTTTGGAAAAATAATATTGGATAACACCAAAGAGCCGTCATCAACGAAGACCTCGATACTGGTCTTGTCTACTAGAATCTTGAGATGAACCTTGTTCTTCTCCGAAGCGAATGCCGCTTGACTCTCCAAGTCTCGGCCACTCCTGTCAGGATTCCCGGTATAGGTCCGGTTCACATAGACATAGCCACCTTCTACATTGACGCCTGTATCCACATGTCGGCTACGGTCGCTGGATTCACGAAGCCTTAATCCAATATTATTGATCTTGGTCCACGATATATCGGCCTCAAGCTGATACGAATCTCCCGAAACATGAAGTGTATGAGATCCCTTCACTGTAATCGGTTTAAAGGCAGTCTCCGAGACCACTGCCTGTTCCAGAGACTCAATCGGTCTTGAGATCAGTCGATACTGACCCGTTTTCGATGAAATAAGTTTAATTTCACGAACAATCGAGTCCATGCCGTTGTAACCTTCCTTCAGTGTCGGTGTATTGTTGGCATAGCTCCAATTATTCATCCAGGCGAATGCGTAACGGTGACCGGTTTTGTCAGGGCTTGTCCCATCTTCAAATGTAACTCCCCCATACCAGTCGAAGCCATAGTCCAGCCATTGTGGTTCATGAAGGTCGGAAACAAATTCTTTGCCATTAAAGCTTCCGGTCCAGTAAGCGTAGGTATTGGGTTGTCCTGATGATCTGCCGTTGGCGCTTACGCCGAGCACCCATTTATAGGTTCCGTTATCTGCCCGCATCACAAATAG contains:
- a CDS encoding polysaccharide deacetylase family protein; protein product: MRVQQQTAGENSSIASRTSRTKTHKRRRIRYGRLSAALMLLALIITGLTYAFIGMTHWIKGYVAPPPVAVIEQPTKLGMIEMTPDVKEEPARFQGQVRKLAYITFDDGPSEYTEQLLDILKEHEAKATFFMIGRQLNQHKSAVERLVQEGSYPGLHSMTHNYNTLYKSGSSANFVKEFKKEQKMVQDLIGYTPHLIRAPYGSSPQIGESFRGDIAAAGFKMWDWTTDSLDWNLPGQPDKIVARVRKSVHRDKEVILMHEREQTVQALPRILKLLEDRGYEFEVYDPNAHWTANFSGDTRL
- a CDS encoding acetamidase/formamidase family protein, which encodes MFINQTIRKLGVSVGIVSMFTFALPSVGFSVPLQPTTIDKVEGDYYVTSAIENIRWGSLPNRDSSPILTVPSGSAVTFDTVSHEGLIEDQGRNPVEYFGKYGISPDDVLDDAKAIAASEIQHDYVKDGPHIITGPVAVEGAMPGDVLKVEVLSLQTRVPYGVISNRHGKGALPNEFPENAGPQEGASATKPELYNNVSIFTPIEEINGNWYGLLPTKAGKNVRFPINPFLGVMGVAPNTSEVVSSIPPIETGGNMDINELGVGSTIYYPIQVKGGLFYTGDPHFAQGDGEVALTALEASLRGTVRLTVLKKGDPSIPHSGEFTQPFAETEDYWIPIGLDPDLDEAMKESVRESIQFLSDKLDMDRSVAYAYLSVATDYEVSQVVDRTKGVHGLIRKTDFLEYVDVIMNVGGTSIKPVVHNDEFYVPIRTISELLGGTVEWDNKTRTTKIGLGTKNISAQIGSDVYSINEKLVFNSKVPKLLNGETVVPVAVINEILGAYVNWTTIDKTLTANVSLSKKQ
- a CDS encoding TetR/AcrR family transcriptional regulator — protein: MPKIVDHEKMKNIIAEATWKIISEKGIHQATSRTIAKEAGLSQGALRHYFSKQESLLAFAMELVKEKVLTRLSNLNTRELAPQERIVEYLLELVPTDEQTLLEMEVWFAFVAYGKTQKGFDTNYEDLQNAIKNCIIYLKNEGLLSTTDEEKEQEKLYAFMNGMALNLYLEPDKINRTRSKEMIQDYINWIIR
- a CDS encoding CPBP family intramembrane glutamic endopeptidase; translated protein: MNQQFKVMLPAWGKTIGLLCMIIMFAAVLWLVWTGNFSIRYTADHEGVIPIWHSWLPAFLGILLIRLVPYKSQNHTSFQQMERPHLVVQSIVLFISGVLFTAALVMIDPQGLHFELYYLAFKLTTLLCIPLIFLLIYRKTTGAQQEIISAKPRFLRNVIAPLIIIVVWGYLKFYSPIAQPEGVIEATDLTELFLLVFIGFMINSVLEEVFYRVWLQTRLEALLGRWPAILLVSILWSSWHVAIQGYGQWDIDVATVIANHGITGLFLGYLWARYRRVWVIILVHGLINASPHVLLQILFH
- a CDS encoding YkyA family protein, with product MRTWKKSALAAVGLTLAVLTSACGEPQEPAANQVNELIRNDQEMAQNLKELARHEREEMELYTSILNKGKNKNSDLESLLDQAVEHIAERRKLLEQAETLMKQTQEQTPAVRDSLGRLSFEKEETLVQAQTVLDEYEARAQTFEEFVTSYQQSLDADERLYSLMRGSVDPNLVKIKRAIRERNIQYAQLAEIRKQFNKQTKAFNGANAKLVQMEQAS
- a CDS encoding sulfurtransferase: MKNIVSMRWLLARMYEPDVVIADCRFLLGQPDAGRQAYEAGHIPGAVYLDLEQDLSSPVSAHGGRHPLPDPAELVKRLSKAGIGSNARIVAYDDQGGMNASRLWWLLRYLGHEQVYVMDEGFSAWQNAKFPVTTDVPVRIPSTFEANVQPHMLASVQDAQHASANSSAVLIDSRDARRYAGLEEPIDAKAGHIPGAVNYFWKDVLGADGRWSGVEALEERFVKLGKDDAIIVYCGSGVSACPNVIALEEAGFSNVKLYSGSWSDWISYEENPVATGNSEADKNV
- a CDS encoding DMT family transporter codes for the protein MTSLFRAGRSIELLFVVGIIAISFSSIFVRWSSADVAVIAMYRLFLTNLLMLPFVWKYRHEMMRLNFRQWGLLLASGVMLALHFLLWMGSLRLTSVASSTVILALEPILILAGSVWLFKAKINRMMIIGMGIALLGSIAIGAGDFQLAGTALQGDFLSLLGTIAVAIHMLLGQFLRSGLSAFSYNFWVFFVAACTLAVYNLAMGHPFGGYAASEWGIFLLLAIVPTIFGHYLFNWLLQYMNATTVSMGVLGEPVFSSLLAWMLLGESLSAMQMIAGVVIIFGVWIFIRYGKTKPEPIPADAPVGGQGPAEPTAV
- a CDS encoding glycoside hydrolase family 32 protein, with the protein product MNNNFRKKMVIWSAVCGVITLAFTVIPSLTNNLWPTVDTGAASSGASQRASFHFTTPDKWKNDPQRPIYLDGKYHYYYLYNGDYPTGNGTEWRHATSVDLVHWKDEGVAIPKYTNRNGDPWSGSLVVDESGTAGFGKGAIVAIMTQPSASSGQQEQYLWYSTNQGKTFKPYGDRPVIKNPGQKDFRDPKIIWDEPSKKWVMALAEGTKIGFYESVNLKNWRYTGGFFTENVGLVECPDLFVMRADNGTYKWVLGVSANGRSSGQPNTYAYWTGSFNGKEFVSDLHEPQWLDYGFDWYGGVTFEDGTSPDKTGHRYAFAWMNNWSYANNTPTLKEGYNGMDSIVREIKLISSKTGQYRLISRPIESLEQAVVSETAFKPITVKGSHTLHVSGDSYQLEADISWTKINNIGLRLRESSDRSRHVDTGVNVEGGYVYVNRTYTGNPDRSGRDLESQAAFASEKNKVHLKILVDKTSIEVFVDDGSLVLSNIIFPKWNDRGITLYAEGGTAVFSNLQIKYFD